A region of the Apium graveolens cultivar Ventura chromosome 6, ASM990537v1, whole genome shotgun sequence genome:
TAgtttagattttaaaaaatccaaAATATTCCTTAATCTAGATTGAATACACTTTAACCcccaatttaacttatcaagataTATTCTCATGTTATGGTTATATATACTAGCGACTAATAATACTAGTATATGAATACAAATCATTTCTCCTAAACGGAAGCTTAGAtgagaaaaatgaagaaaaataATTTGTTGGGACGTAGATCAAGAAGAAGAAAAGGTTGTAGGAACACAAGCTAGTCTGTATGAATACTGATATATTATGGGAAAAGGAAACTTCCTTCTCACTGAACTGAAATAATTACATGGGTTTAAATAAGAGCTGCTCATCTAAAATGGTGATGTTAAACTAAGAACTACTAACAAAAGACTGCTAGCACGGAGAAAACACACACCCACTCCACTTACAAATAAGCAACCATCTACTTGACCTAGTCTTTGGTGTGTACAAGGATGTAAAACAAATAAACTAAAAATTTTAAACAATAAACAAgtttggattatttttataacaATCTTCCCTTTAATCTAAACTTATCTCATGCAATCCTTCCTGCCCGTATGGCTTATTCGACTGCGCCCGTATGGCTATTAAACAGAGCCCATATGGCTAATAACCTGATCCCGTATGGCTATTCAACTGCGCCCGTGTGTCTATGGTTTGCCCGTTTGGCACTTTGCTTCTTTGCCCGTATGGCATTTCTTATTTTCCCGTCTCGAACGCTTCTTATTTGCCCATCTGGCACGACTTATATTTATCGGCAACTCCGTACTAGACATGCATCCCATACTACACATGTAGCTTTACCACCATCCTTTCAGTTGCAGTCTCTTTCCCCTGTGGACTCCAACAAGGCATCATATCAATTAATCCTGGAGGAACGCCATACCGAGGACTGGCACCACCTTAATTGAGAATGCATGAACCTGCTCGACTCATGACCTTTATGTGAGCTTACATCGCTACACGATGCgccgtagctctgataccaagtgtAGGAACACAAGCTAGTCTGTATGAATACTGATATACTATGGGAAAAAGAAACTTCCTTCTCACTGAACTGAAATAATTACATGGGTTTAAATAAGAGCTGCTCATCTAAAATGATGACGTTAAACTAGGAACAACTAACAGAAGACTGCTAGCACGGAGAAAACACACACCCACTCCCCTATTGTCCTACAAATAAACAACCATCTACTTGACCTAGTCTTTACCGTGTACAAGGATGTAAAACAAATAAACTAAAACTTTAAAACAATAAACAAGTTTGGATTATTTTTACAACAAAGGTACTCATCTCGGTGTATGATATATCTATGTATTATAGTAATTTTTTATACGATGTACTGAATTAAGTTATGATATATTACTTATCCAGCAGAttaaataatgaagaaaatgctccaattACTTCACATGTATGTGGTACACAAACCATACATCAATGTTATAGTATATTTAACACTTTCATGGAATTTGCAGTgtatttatttttagaaatacATCAATGGTAAACTATAATTTATCATTCACTAATGTAATTTTGAATTTTAACCAATTTATATGATATCTTGATATGACAATGTTTTCATTTAATTTTAGTAAGATGCCTATACAAAATTTTCTAGAAATTCTGTATAAGAATTGTGAGATGATTTTTTTTTGGTTGGTTATTTCAGTTTTAGAAGTATTATAGAAACCCTCTATTAGAATAATGAGATGATTCTTATGCATTGATTTTTTTAGTTTTAGAGTCTTCTTAGTGTCTACATGCCAAGTAGTGAATGTTACATACATAAAAACAGTGAATATAGTGTAGGCAATCATGGTAATGGAAAAGTGAATGATGCTTACACAATATAAAAAAGTGACGCCGGCGCAGTTTGTCTAATTTTTTGGGTAAAGGTTTTGTAAAGTTTTGTTAATGAGCCTTATATAAATTCTTCCCTGACTTGAAGTTTTATTGCCTATAATATGTTTGCATTTTAGTCAAATAAAGGTCTAACAACATGAGCCGGAAGAACGTTGGTGTGAAGATCCCTTTcttggataaagataattatcaccattggaaggtgaaaatgcacctgcaatCTTCTTTCATAAGACGAAAGGTATGTCGATTGTATTGAAAAGGGTCCTCACGTTCCATGAAGAGCTTCTACAGATACTGAAGGTGATGTAGGCAATGAGCTGCTACAGATCTTATCACCAAGAGATCAATACAACAAAGAAGATTTCCGGACAAACTATGATAATGCCAAGTTTTATGTCATCAAGTCAATTGGTGAAGTTGACATACATAAAAGCATTAAATATAGTGTCTGGTCAAATACCAATCATGGTAATGGGAAACTGAATGACCTTTTTTGTAAAACACAACAGAACACAAGTGAAGGTGATCCTGTTTATCCAATTTTCCTGTTTTTTTGCAGTAAGGGTTTGTAAAGTTCTATTACGGAGTCTTATATAAATTCTTCTTGACTTCTTGTCtatatcatatttttattttagtcAAATGAGTGTTGTCTAATATTTCTTGTCCTGCATATTAGGTCAATAGGGGTGGGCAGTTTGTAGGCGTGGTTGAAATGATCGGAAGGGTAGACTTTGTCAAGACACTGGACTTTTGGAAGAGTAAAAACTGGAATGGGTTCTTTCCAGTGAAGTGGAACATAATTAAGGATGTTCCCAACACACAACTGAGTCACATTATCGTTGAGAGAATTAATAGACATGTAACACACACCAGGGATCTGCAAGAGGTACCGACATTTGTATGACATATTAGGTCAGGGGCTTTCTGAATCAAAAATCATCATTCCTAAAATATAATGATGTCAAGAGCATTTATAAGTAACAATTTTTATAGTACAAGCATAAAAAACTACTTACCATATTCCTAATTTTTTTTCTACCATTAATGTTATGTTACTGTTAAGGTTTATCTTGATAATTTCTGATATCTGTGGATATTAATATTGCATATCTTTTCAGATTAGACTCCAACAAGGTTTAAATGCAACATGTTTTCCTGTTATATGaagttaaatttttttttatataaatattttgaCAATCCTTTTCGTTTCACATTTCGGATTTCTCATGATCCGTAGAACATGGAAGAGCAGGAGGAGAAATAACAATCAGTCGAGATGCTACCAAGAACTTTTCCAAATTCTTGGAAGCTAAAACTCGTATAGCCCAAAAAATCTCTTTTCTGTTCCTATGACCCATGTTGAAGAATAAGCCAAAGTCGACATGTTTCGTTTGGACTATATTAATTTATGTATTTTGCTGAATTTTTTTAGTCAGTCGGCGGTATTTGTAGAAAATGAACACTGCAATACAAATATACAGACAAAGGTGTTTATTCTTGTAAAACTGGGAAAACAAAATGTATTATCAGTGATAATAAAAAAGATGGTTACAACGTTAATAAGTAGAAACTGATGCCTAACAAGGTGGCATGAAAGCAGACACAACTACTGACACGACTACTAACACGTATCCACTACTGAGACCTTATTCCAACTTCCTAAAAACTCTCTACTGTTGCACGACCAAGTCATGTAAATAAAACACTCCAcattataattattaaataataataactAAAACAAATAAGTTTATATTAAATCCCAATAATTTCTcccttaatctaaacttgtcTCATGCAATTCTTCCAGCCCGTATGGCTTATTCGACTGAGCCCGTATGACTAATAATCTGAGCCCGTATGGCTATTCAACTGAGCCCTTATGGCTAATAATCTTAGCCCGTATGGCTATTATAATGCTGGTTCATCATCCTCGATGACTGCCATGTTTACTTCTTGCCTTTTCTCTCTTTCCCATCGTAATTTGCTATATTCTGATGCATAGTATCCCAAGTTGTTACAGTTGTAGCACCTGATCCTACTCTTGTCACGGAAATAACCATCTCCAATTTTTTTATTCTGAGATGCCAAGAGAAGTTGTTGTCTGTCTGCGCTCTCATACCTGCCCTTCATCCTGTCCTCGTAAGCTTTAAGATGACCCACTAACTCTTCAACCGTCATAGCTTTAATGTCTCCGAACTGGTCAATATTTGAAGCTATCTGCAGAAATTTATCAGGGACTACACGTAGGATCTTTCTCACAAAGCTTgacttctccatcacttctccaAGAACCTGTATGTTGGTTGCTATCCCGCTCAGCTTCATACAAAAATCATCGATGTTATCTGTCTCCTTCATGGTATGAGACTAAAACTCTCCCCATAACGTTTGTGCCTTAGCCTCCTTCACTCGCTCTGCTCCTATACACATGGTTTTAATGGCTTCCGAAGCTTCCTTTGTGGTTTCTTTCTCAGCAATAGTCAGTAGTACTTCTTCTGGCACGCCTTGGTATATAGCTGCAAGAGCTATCTGTACCGTCCTCTCATCAATAATAGTCTTTGGGTCTTCTTTGATCGCATCCCAAACACCTTGAGCCTTCATGAAAACTTTCATTTTCAGGGGCCATGTTGTATAGCTACTTTTCGTTAGAATTGGATAGCTTAAACCCACATAGCCTTCTTTTGTCTTGGTTATATCCATGATTATGTTTGTGTGTTTGGGTTGATATTTGGGCATACAGCACCTGGAGTATACCAAATGCAGAAACTGAACAATGCAATACAAATATACAAACAAAGGTGTTTATTCTTGTAAAACTAGGAAAACAAAATTTATTATCAGTGATAATAAAAAAGATGGTTGCAACgttaataaataaaaaatgatGCCTTTAAAGGTGGCATGAAAACATACACAACTACTGACACGACTACTAACACGTATCCACTACTGAGACCTTATTAAAACTTCCTACAAACTCTCTACTGCTGCATGACCAAGTTATGTAAATAAAACACTCCacaaaataattattaaataataacaACTAAAATAAATAAGTGCAGATTAAATCCCAACAGTATTATCCTTGCTTATTAACTGATGCAGTTTTGGTAGTGGATTAATAATAGTGACTTGGTGTTTATTCAGCTAATATATAGGCTATTTATTTTAGAATTATCAAAAGTACAAAGGAAGAAAATTTTCGCTGTAAACATGTGTGTTTAGCTGATTTTCATGTGTGTGCCGAGACCGTTTTGGCCATTGTTAGATGGAGGTCAGCTGCTCCTTCATGGATACATATATTTTTCCTAGCATTTCTTGTTTGTGATCAAGTTGTTTCTTTACCTTTGAgtcctttattttattatattaagAGTAAGGACACGAGTTTTATTAATTTCTTTATTCTCGAGTAGAGTAAATTTCTTTTTCCACGAGTAGAGTGTCATGACTTTTTTATGGAACATGTTCTCTGAAATAGGCCAAAATTAGTGTCTTTGTTTTTCAATAATAAATTACATTAAGAGTTCGCTTTTATCGTAATAGTTTTTAAATTAACCCCTTGCTctaagttattttaaaaaaaggAAAACATATCTTTAAATGAATTCCTGATTTCAAGTTTTAAAAAATAAGGAAAACAAGTGAAAGTTGAGTGAAGTACTGAAGTATTGTTCCAGAGTTTGtgtaaaaaattgaaaataagtGATGATAAATGGAAATATGACATGAGTAGTGTGTCATGATTTTTTCTATTGAACAGGTTCTTTTCAAAAACCTCTGAACTAGGCAAAACTTAGTGTCTTTGTTTTTCAATAATAAACTAGTATAAAAACCCGTGCAAGGCACATGCCACATTCTAGCAATATTTCGTAATGCAGAgactttgatttttgaatttcaatTTGCACGGGTTTtgttacaaaataaaatatacagACCTTCAtaatttatttgaagtatataaaaaatatcactAAAAACAGTTTATACTCAATGATTGTTTAGACAGAGTTATGAAATATTGTGCAGAGTTTACAATTTTTTTCTATTCATACTGATTCTGGTTATGATAAGTATTTTGGGTATATGTGATCTTTGAGTTAACAATATGTcgatattaattataatttttgtaGGTCCGATATTTATGAGTGTAAGATAATTGAAACTTGTACAAGTCTTACATATCAATGTGATGCAAGTAACCAAATtatattatatcctatatataattggaGTAAGGGAGTTTTGATGGTACATTTTTATGATTTTGTCATTAGGGATAAATCGGTAATTAACTAATTATGGATATGGGATAGAAAAAATTATTAGTAATTGACAGTTATACAAACCTCCAAACAGCCTCGACACATACTGATCTTCACACTGCAAATATTAAATGGTTTTCCCAGATGCTACCGCCGGCTTTATGATTTGCTCCAAGATTACCAATAATTCAATCCTTCCTTATGTTGTAACAATGATATTACTCTGAGAACTACACTACTTTTATTTATAACTGAATGAGGGCTATATATCCTTACAAGCATAAACAAACTGCAACTAACGTCACACAAACGTGCCTACAAAATAGATAACAAACTAAACACTATTATccctaaatagtaggaaacaTATTGACTGGAAACTACTTAAAGACTTATTCAAACTTGTGACTAACTATTTCATTCCCTCCCTTAAACTAAACTGTATGTCATAGATACATTTAGTTTACTACAGGGGCTTCACAAACTCCTAGTCACTCTCTCATTTTCTGGAAAGACTCCAACTTTAACGGCTTAGTTAAAACATCAGCAACTTGATCATTTGTACCACAGTGAACCAACTCAAAAATTCCAATATTTTCCGGATCACGCAGAAAATGAAAAGGCACCTCAATATGCTTACTCCTAGCATGGAAAACTGGATTTCTGGTCAGCTGTATAGTTGATAGTTCTTTCATCTCCTTGATAACCGAGTGTAGGTAAAATTCTTTTCATCCATATTGCTTGAGTTGAACATGCTGCAGCAGCCACAAATTCTGCTTCAGTTGTACTTAAAGTATCAATGTGGTGCTTTTGTGAAGACCAAGCTACTGCAGCTGAACTTAAAATAAAAACATAGCCCGAGGTGCTTTTCTCATCTTTAATATCCCAAGCATAATCACTATCGGTGTATCCAATCAGCTCGTTATTTCCATTCTTCTTATTAAATAACCCAAAATCAGAAGTTCCTTGCAGATAGCTTAAAACTCTTTTGGCAACCAACAAATGAAGCTCTGTTGGTCTCGACATATATCTACTGAGCAAACGAACTACAAACACAATATATGGCCTTGTGTTTGTGATATACATCATGTTACCCACCAGTTTCCTATAACAAGTTCCATCAACCACCACTTCATTTTCATCTGGAAAAAGTTTGCAACCTGGAACAATTGGATTCTGGACAGGATTGCAGTGCtccataccaaacttcttcaagaCATTTAGCGTATATTTTCTTTGATTAATAAATATCCCTTCACTAAGTTGTGAAACCTCAACACCAAGAAATAATCTTATTTTGCTGAGGTCTGGTATGTCGAATTCATTCATCATTGATTGCTTAAACTCAGCAACCATATCTTTATCATCTCCCCCGTATGTTAAATCATCAACATAAACACTAACAACCAGAAGATTACCTTATCCGTTAGTCTTAGTGAAGAGTGTTAGCTCGCTATTGCATTCCTCAAAACCTTCTTTCACAAAATAAGATTCCAGACGTTCAAACCATGTTCTTGATGACTGCCTGAGTCCATATAAAGCCTTAATAAGTTTGTAGACTTTGTGCATTACATTTTTCACCTCATAACCTCTTGGCTGCTCAACGTAAACATCCTCCTTCAAATTTTCGTGAAGAAAAGCTGATTTGACTTCAAGTTGATATATATCCCATCCTCTTTGTGTAGCAAAAGCAAGAATCATTCGAACTGTATCCATATGTGACAAAGGTTCATACACCTCTTCATAGTCGATCCCATACTCCTGTGCATACCCTTTAGCAACCAAGCGAGCTTTGTATCGTTCTACCTCACCCTTCTCATTTAACTTCGTCTTGTAAACCCATTTGAACCCAATCATTTTCGCACCTGCTGGAAGGTCCGTCAAGTACCAGGTGTTGTTCTTTTTAATAGATTTTATTTCTCGATCCATGGTTTCCTTCCATTTTTCATCAGCTGCTGCTTCTTCGTAGCTTGTGGGATCTTTGTACAGAAAGTGCCCAATTAACCTCGACATCCACATCAGAAATCTCTTCTCCAGAAGCATAATCTTGCATTCATACAGGAGTTTTTATAACTCTTATGCTTGATCGTACACCTGAACTTTCTGGATTCATAACTCTTATACTTAATCGTACACCTGAACTTTCTGGATTCCTATGAGTTTCTTCAGTGATTTTGTTAGCACCTGAACTATTGTCCCCTTGTTCATTTTCATTGACACCTGAACTATTCTCCCCTGGTTCATATGTTGTAACAATGATATTACTATGAGAACTACACTACTTTTATTGATAACTGAATGAGGGATATATATCCTTACAAGCATAAACAAACTGCAACTAACGTGACACAATCGTGCCTACAAAATAGATAACAAACTAAACACTACTATccctaaatagtaggaaacacATTGACCGGAAACTACTTAAAGACTTATTCAAACTTGTGACTAACTATTTCACCTTTGCCTTTGGTTTATGACATATATTCCTTCACGGTTTTAGGCATACACCGATAACACATTTTTTCATCAAGTAGTACAGGTTCCACTTTCCAGCAACCTTTAAAGTTTAAATCTTTTCATATAATGTATCTTCACTTAAATATGCTTTGCTATTACAAAGATGTGTTTAACGAATAAGTTTAGGACCCTTTGGGTTATGTATTTGTTTACTTATGTAATTTTGCATTAACCTTTCCCCTATTATTTCATTATTGTTATTTTAAGGGTATAACCTACTTTTTTGATAACTTAAATTAGTCAATACCATAATTCTATAGGATTGGTGCATTATACAAATTTTTTGTTTGGATAAAAAAAATTTATAGTTACAATTCATctcaaatttaaatttttttaaagaaaaatcaTCATTCAAAAACTTGGTAAACACTATTAAATATAAATCATCAATCAAATGTAATTTTATTTGAAAAACATTGTCTAATAATAAATATgccttaaatgaatattttacCATACAATGAAACATCTCTTCCACACCTAAATATAACAAAACAACACAAGTGTTAAAAAATAATGCCCCACATACaaataaacataaaattaaaacAATTTATTATAGTATAAAACAAATATTTAACTAACGGTTTGTTGTTCATAATACTAAAATAACAACAGTTAAAATTATGGTTAATTATCTTTAACTTTATgtacttttttattttttatttttatgcTTACCCTCAAAATGTAATAAtagcttcaagaatttgaacttaATTAGcaacaattatcttaataaaaataaatataagtaacaattCACAAATCATTAATAATCGGGTTAAAGTtgtatcatttttttaaaaatatagaaatttgataatatttttacttttatatttttaaaatttttaaaagtaaCTAATATAACCGGTGTAGGTGTTAAAAATTTCTATATGAACATATCCTTTACAAACACACTAAAaacataattaaaaatataaatattaactTGTGTTCCAAATCTATTTTAAAAcagttttataaataaaaataaattaaagaacaaaacaaatattaataaaatttatttatctAAATTAACTCtactatataataaaataaaacatcaTTTCATAAATCAAATGTAATTTTATTTCAACAACATTGTCTAATATTAAATATgtattaaatgaatattttacCATATAATGAAACTTCCGTTCCATACCTCActataataaaacaacacaagATATCATAGTCAATTGAAGTGTTAAAAAATAATGCCCCACATACAAATAAACTTAAAATTAAAACAATTTATTACagtataaaaaaatatttaactaaCATTTTGTTGTTCATTAATACTAAAATAATAATAGTTAAAATTATAGTTAATTATCTTTAACtttatgttttttttttatttttatgcTTACACTCAAAATGTAATAATAACTTCAAGAATTTGGACCTAAGTTTTATATGTTGGTTACTATCAGTATATTTTTTGCCTTAGCATAAATAAAATTATAactaatataacaaaaaaatatCATGGCACAATAATacaatttttcaaaaataaaaaatcttttcatttagaaattatatataaattagCGGGTGCATTGCGGGGTATAAAACTAGTATCTAAATAACCCAAATAGAAAAAACTGTAGAGCAATTTTTTGCACATtatcaaaataatatatattttcctttctCCTAAAAGAACTAATAGAAAAACATTTAaacaaaaatattaattaaaCCATCCTAATACAGAAGTGTAATTGCAAAGATTGTATACAACCATTATGGGCGTGTTATGCCCACTTATGGGCATGTGCCTTAAATAGATTCCTATGAGCATAATGAAGAATTGATCATGCATGTGTGAAAAGTGTGAGCTGGACCGGTAAATATATAATTTGGTCCATCTAGAATGAAGGTGGTCTGCGAGTCCACAATATGCTAATCCTTTAAAGATTCTCTACCTTATGAAGAAGGCTCGCAGGCTGGCGGGCTCGCTACTCATTAAAATGGCCCATGAGTCATGTTAAGGATGACTGAATGTGAACTGCAAGTTGGGCTCGCATTACTTTTTTCAGACTAGTAGCCTATTACATAAGATGATGCTGGCATCGCATATGAATAGAAGAAGCCCATTCACACTGGGCTCGTGAGCTCGCACAAGTAAGATATTGAGAGATCACATGAGCTTGTTGGTAAGACAAAAGCTCATGCGAGCCGAGGTGACTAGGTGGGCTTGCGTTGGGTAAAATTATGACTCATAGATGATTGGGTTGTACGTAAATTTTGGGGCCGATACAAAATATTCCTACAATCACAGGAAGAAATGTGAAGATGCCGCAAAATCACAGGAAGAAATGTGAAGATGCCGCAAGATTGTAGGAATCGTGTGGCGTCAGCAAGGGTTAAAAAACCGAACCCTAGCCTAAGTAACTTGTTCCCCAAGAAATACGTGAGctttgatccctataaatagggtacgttTGCACTTGTATTAGACATGAGTTCATGCTTGACGAAAATAAAGAAAATCATATTCTTTTATGAGCAGTTATCATACAAGCTTGGCCACCCTTTGTAGCCCTGAAACACCACCCTTGATCTTTATTTGTGAAATTAACCTCCAAAACACTGTTAAACGAAATTCTCCCTTTAAGAGGGCTCATACACAACATTCTTCTTTTAATTATCAATTTATTTGATCCCTTTTCAACAAAAtagaaaataatataaaattaaataagaTAATAGCAAATTAAAACAATATTTCACATTATCCATTTATTATACATACTCCCACAATTACATAATAATTGactttttataaaatttcaaagTTAAAGTCAAATCAACTTTGACCGACAAACAATGAATCTGtactataatataataattagAATGGAGTATATTTTGGTTCAACAGTTATCCCTTTAGTTTGATTATTAAAAAACTAAATAAATAGTATTATACACATATTAACTATTAAATTGCTAAATTACTAGATATAGTCTCCTTGTCATGCTAAACTACGACCCAAACTTATCCTACCAAACTACGATAACAGTTCCTttgtaattattttattattttcattatatatcaataattataatatatttaaataaatatattaaaatgaatatatgattgaataaataaaatttaaaatttatttaaatattaatgaaacccgtgcatcgcacgagatttaagttattaatattaaatattaaaataacgAAAAAGTATCTTTAGAAAGTATATTTGATATACTATCAtttcaatatatatatttttgaagATATTAACCAttaattgttaggtcccgaagtatcgtagaagAGGGGGTtaatacgatactcactaaattaaaaaattctttcgagtCTTTTGCGGATAAATAATTTAGCGTTCGGTTAGTGGTTctgtgttcttgaggt
Encoded here:
- the LOC141666173 gene encoding secreted RxLR effector protein 161-like; this encodes MVAEFKQSMMNEFDIPDLSKIRLFLGVEVSQLSEGIFINQRKYTLNVLKKFGMEHCNPVQNPIVPGCKLFPDENEVVVDGTCYRKLVGNMMYITNTRPYIVFVVRLLSRYMSRPTELHLLVAKRVLSYLQGTSDFGLFNKKNGNNELIGYTDSDYAWDIKDEKSTSGYVFILSSAAVAWSSQKHHIDTLSTTEAEFVAAAACSTQAIWMKRILPTLGYQGDERTINYTADQKSSFPC